The nucleotide window CACTTGCTTCCTGTCTGGATATGACTTTTTTCTTGATGGCTGCTTCTTTTACTTTTTTTATGTCAATTCCCTCTCCATCATCGGATATAATAATTTCAATCTTGTCACTGTTTGTCTGGCTGATTATGACATTAACCGTTCCGGTTTCCGGTTTTTTGTTTTTCTTTCTTATTTCTGATTTTTCAATTCCATGGTCCACGCAGTTGCGAAGTAAATGTATCAGCGGGTCTTTCATTTCTTCCAGAATCTTTCTGTTTATTTCAACATCTCCGCCCTCCATTGATACCTTGACTTTCTTGTTTTGATCGCGTGCAAGATCACGCACTATTTTGGGGATCATTTCCAGAAAAAAAGAAAAGGGAAGCATCAGCACGTCCTTCATGTCTTCAAGCAGCCTGTCCACAAGTTCGCCGACCAGCCTCTTATCCTGATGCGCTGATTTAAAAAGAGCAAGGAGCCTGTCTTCAAATAATCTTGACTGGTTTTGATTTGATTCAATCAACTCTATCAACTTGGATAAGGATACCAGGGCGGTCTTTTTTTTTCTGCCAGGTTCTGTTTCTTTGTTAATCATTTGTGACAAAGCATGTGTGGCCGTTGTTATCTGTGCCCAGTCCTTTTTCCACAACTCCAGCATTTCAATAAGATCCTGAAGCTCGTTTTTGTGTCTGTTTGCCAAAAGTTTGGCTTGGAGTATCTCTTCTGCTTGCAGCATGAGCGAATCCAGTTTGTTTATGGAGACCCTTATGGTTTGTGTTTGAGGATCAGCCTCTTTGAAAGCTTCCTGTCCTTTCTTCTGAGGGGCGGCAGGTTCTGGCTGTGGTGCAATTTCTTTTTGTGTTTTTTTTATTGCCATGGCCGGAAGAAGCTTATCAACTGGCTTGGGTTCTTTTTCAACAGGTTTGGTTTCGTTCACGCTTTTGCCTGAACTCAGCTCTTTGATTTGTTTTATGATTTTGGAAATCTGATTTCCATGAACATTTGTATGTTCACTTTCGGGAGTAGCGGCTAAGTCCGCTAATGTGTCAGTTGCATCATAAAGCACATTTGTCATTTCAAACGAAATTTTAATCTCATTTCGTTTTAATGCTGAAAATATGTCCTCAAGTGCCCCTGAAATTTTTTCTATCACAGGCAGGTCTGCAGAGCGTGCTGCACCCTTCAGGCTGTGGGTTTGCCGGAATATGGATTCAATCACTTCATCATACTTGTCACCTGCAGGTTTTTTCTCCAGTTCGACCAGATCGGAGTTGATTATTTTCAGGCGGTCTTCAG belongs to Desulfobacula toluolica Tol2 and includes:
- a CDS encoding hybrid sensor histidine kinase/response regulator; this encodes MGLTNKDLLKRLRAAFKAEAEDRLKIINSDLVELEKKPAGDKYDEVIESIFRQTHSLKGAARSADLPVIEKISGALEDIFSALKRNEIKISFEMTNVLYDATDTLADLAATPESEHTNVHGNQISKIIKQIKELSSGKSVNETKPVEKEPKPVDKLLPAMAIKKTQKEIAPQPEPAAPQKKGQEAFKEADPQTQTIRVSINKLDSLMLQAEEILQAKLLANRHKNELQDLIEMLELWKKDWAQITTATHALSQMINKETEPGRKKKTALVSLSKLIELIESNQNQSRLFEDRLLALFKSAHQDKRLVGELVDRLLEDMKDVLMLPFSFFLEMIPKIVRDLARDQNKKVKVSMEGGDVEINRKILEEMKDPLIHLLRNCVDHGIEKSEIRKKNKKPETGTVNVIISQTNSDKIEIIISDDGEGIDIKKVKEAAIKKKVISRQEASELSEKEALDLIFQSDVTTSLIITDISGRGLGMAIVREKIERLGGEVSVESTPGKGTKFRALLPITLATFRGILVSAGEQQFIIPTVNVDRVVRVRPDDIKTVENKETILLNGKTVPLVRLDDVLEIHHKERVSASETYPALVLGTGEKRIAFSLDKVLDEEEILFKSLGKQLSRVRNIYGATVLGNRKVVPILNVMDLMKSAVHISPMSAEVPVRMEEQESEKISVLVAEDSITSRMLLKTILESAGYQVKTVVDGLEALTELKEGEYNLLVSDVDMPRMNGFVLTGKIREDKKLGDLPVILVTALHSREDRERGIDVGANAYIVKSSFDQSNLLEVVKKYI